A genomic region of Thermodesulfovibrio aggregans contains the following coding sequences:
- the dnaN gene encoding DNA polymerase III subunit beta, with the protein MHIRLKKQKIQEALAKIQNIVEKKSIMPVLNHFLMDVSDSAHILATDLETAVKLPIEVEVFEPGKTCIPARKFYEIVKELDEDIEIMLSEQWLKIQSGRSNFRLATLDASEFPVWPQIGDVTQINLSRDLLLTAIDKTIYASGEADARYVLNTLLFEIKNSELHVVGTDGHRLAHFITTAPSGLTEQKVILSKKSLNELKKFLSLAENVSMLIGKTHVMIEMDGVSFLSRMIEGEYPNYELYIPRDNDKQAIVDKGLFINSLKRVSVLSRDRQNAVKTEWSEDLVVVSSYDPEVGEAQDELSIDYQGEPIVIGFNAKYLVDALERLTSDKAKITMSEPDKAVYITDVNETSFVYEAVVMPLRL; encoded by the coding sequence ATGCATATAAGGCTAAAAAAACAGAAAATACAAGAAGCTCTTGCAAAGATTCAAAACATAGTTGAGAAAAAGAGTATAATGCCTGTATTGAATCATTTTCTTATGGATGTGTCTGACTCTGCACATATTTTAGCTACTGATCTTGAGACAGCTGTAAAACTACCAATTGAAGTAGAAGTTTTTGAGCCAGGAAAAACCTGTATACCTGCAAGAAAATTTTATGAGATTGTAAAGGAACTTGATGAAGACATTGAAATTATGCTTTCAGAACAATGGCTTAAAATTCAATCGGGAAGATCAAACTTCAGGCTTGCAACACTGGATGCTTCTGAGTTCCCTGTCTGGCCTCAGATTGGAGATGTCACACAGATTAATCTATCAAGAGATTTGCTTCTAACAGCAATAGACAAAACAATCTATGCTTCAGGAGAGGCTGATGCAAGATATGTTCTAAATACACTTCTTTTTGAGATAAAAAACTCAGAACTTCATGTAGTGGGAACTGATGGACATAGACTTGCTCATTTTATAACAACTGCTCCAAGTGGTTTAACAGAGCAGAAAGTTATACTGTCAAAAAAATCTCTCAATGAACTAAAAAAGTTTTTGTCTTTAGCGGAAAATGTTTCAATGCTAATTGGTAAAACACATGTAATGATAGAGATGGATGGAGTAAGTTTTCTTAGCAGAATGATAGAAGGTGAATATCCCAATTATGAACTATATATTCCAAGAGATAATGATAAACAGGCTATTGTTGATAAAGGTCTGTTTATAAATTCACTTAAAAGAGTTTCTGTCTTAAGTAGAGATAGACAGAATGCTGTTAAGACAGAATGGAGTGAAGACTTAGTCGTTGTTTCTTCATATGATCCAGAAGTTGGAGAAGCTCAAGATGAGCTTAGTATTGATTATCAGGGCGAACCAATTGTTATAGGTTTTAATGCAAAGTATTTAGTAGATGCTCTTGAGAGACTCACATCAGATAAAGCAAAAATTACTATGAGTGAGCCAGATAAGGCTGTATATATAACAGATGTTAATGAGACTTCTTTTGTATATGAAGCGGTTGTTATGCCACTGAGACTTTAA
- the gyrB gene encoding DNA topoisomerase (ATP-hydrolyzing) subunit B: protein MNKEETYRVEDIKILKGLEGVRARPAMYIGSTGIEGLHHLVYEVVDNSVDEALAGFCNKIEVYLHKDGSCTVSDNGRGIPIGVHPDDPEGRTALEIVLTELHAGGKFESKAYKVSGGLHGVGLSVVNALSEELEVEVKREGKLVRQKYCRGIPQGRPEVVGQSTSTGTTIRFKPDPEIFEVTEFSREILAERFKELAYLNKGLKITLIDERDGFREDFIKEGGIVSFVEDLGKGKKILHPKPIYISGEKDRIIVEIALQYNEGYSEEILTFVNNINTKEGGTHLVGFKSALTRTINSYAIANGLLKEGKESLSGEDVREGIVAVISVKIPEPQFEGQTKMKLGNSEVKGVVETIVNEKLARWLEENPVYARKIVEKAKEAARAREAAKKAKELTRRKGILEDTTLPGKLADCTEKDPGQAELFIVEGDSAGGSAKQARDRRIQAVLPLRGKILNVEKARIDKMLTSEEIKTLITAIGGGIGKENFDPENIRYHKIILMTDADVDGAHIRTLLLTFFYRQMLPLIEKGYLYIAQPPLYRVKRGKWERYIQTENEMKEFLMEIAVDEIVLHGSTDLEKKKSFLRLLFEYGKILEDFERKGFSPSYIEQMLNAEHQEGFSNLKDYVVLKDIFDKIQSIPEIREGENYVIQIKNEEIKTSSLWQLYSKIMESIKKGLTIQRYKGLGEMNPEQLWETTMDPEKRTLMQVTVEDAQKANDIFTILMGDEVEPRKEFIVKHALEVRNLDI, encoded by the coding sequence GTGAACAAGGAAGAGACTTATAGAGTTGAAGATATAAAGATTCTTAAAGGGCTTGAAGGTGTAAGAGCTCGTCCTGCAATGTATATTGGCTCAACAGGAATTGAAGGACTTCATCATCTTGTTTATGAAGTAGTGGACAATAGTGTGGATGAAGCTCTGGCAGGTTTTTGTAATAAAATTGAGGTTTATTTGCATAAAGATGGAAGTTGCACTGTAAGTGATAATGGTAGAGGTATTCCAATAGGAGTTCATCCTGATGATCCTGAAGGTAGAACCGCCCTTGAAATCGTGCTTACAGAACTTCATGCAGGAGGAAAGTTTGAGTCTAAAGCTTACAAGGTTTCAGGTGGACTTCATGGAGTAGGACTTAGCGTTGTTAATGCCCTCTCTGAAGAGCTTGAGGTTGAAGTAAAAAGAGAAGGTAAACTGGTAAGACAGAAGTATTGTCGGGGTATTCCTCAGGGCAGACCTGAAGTTGTAGGTCAGTCAACTTCTACCGGAACTACCATAAGATTCAAACCTGACCCTGAAATATTTGAAGTTACAGAGTTTTCAAGAGAGATTCTTGCAGAGAGATTTAAGGAATTAGCTTATCTAAACAAAGGATTAAAGATTACTCTTATTGATGAAAGAGACGGATTTAGGGAAGATTTTATAAAAGAAGGAGGAATTGTATCTTTTGTTGAGGATTTAGGCAAAGGAAAGAAAATTTTACATCCAAAACCAATATACATTTCTGGAGAAAAAGACAGAATTATTGTGGAAATTGCTCTTCAGTACAATGAAGGTTACTCAGAAGAAATTCTTACTTTTGTGAATAACATTAATACAAAAGAAGGTGGCACCCACTTAGTAGGATTTAAGTCTGCTCTCACAAGAACAATAAATAGTTACGCCATTGCCAATGGACTTTTAAAAGAGGGTAAAGAGTCTCTTTCAGGTGAGGATGTAAGAGAAGGCATTGTAGCTGTGATAAGTGTAAAGATTCCAGAGCCTCAGTTTGAAGGACAGACAAAGATGAAGCTTGGCAACAGTGAAGTAAAAGGCGTTGTAGAAACAATAGTTAATGAAAAACTTGCACGATGGCTTGAGGAAAACCCCGTTTATGCGAGAAAGATTGTTGAAAAAGCAAAAGAAGCTGCCCGTGCCCGTGAAGCTGCTAAAAAGGCTAAGGAACTTACTCGAAGAAAAGGCATTCTTGAGGATACAACTCTTCCTGGAAAACTTGCTGATTGCACTGAAAAGGATCCCGGTCAAGCAGAACTCTTTATTGTTGAGGGTGATTCAGCAGGAGGTTCAGCAAAGCAGGCAAGGGACAGACGAATTCAGGCAGTGCTTCCTTTAAGAGGTAAGATTCTAAATGTAGAAAAAGCAAGAATTGATAAGATGTTAACCTCTGAAGAGATAAAAACACTTATTACAGCAATTGGAGGTGGTATTGGTAAGGAAAACTTTGATCCAGAAAACATTAGATACCATAAAATAATTCTCATGACAGATGCAGATGTAGATGGTGCTCACATAAGAACTCTTCTTTTGACCTTTTTCTACAGACAGATGCTTCCTTTAATTGAAAAAGGTTATCTCTACATAGCTCAACCACCACTTTATAGAGTAAAAAGAGGTAAATGGGAAAGATACATACAAACAGAGAATGAGATGAAGGAATTTTTGATGGAGATAGCAGTTGATGAAATTGTATTACACGGTAGTACAGATTTAGAGAAAAAAAAGAGTTTTCTCAGGTTACTTTTTGAGTACGGAAAAATTCTTGAAGATTTTGAAAGAAAAGGATTTTCACCGTCCTACATAGAACAGATGCTAAATGCCGAGCATCAAGAAGGCTTTTCTAATTTAAAGGATTATGTAGTTCTTAAAGACATATTTGACAAAATTCAATCAATTCCAGAGATAAGAGAAGGTGAGAATTATGTAATTCAGATTAAAAACGAAGAGATCAAAACATCTTCTCTTTGGCAACTCTACAGCAAAATTATGGAATCTATTAAAAAAGGTCTTACAATTCAGAGATATAAGGGACTTGGCGAGATGAATCCAGAACAGCTGTGGGAGACGACAATGGATCCTGAAAAGAGAACTTTAATGCAGGTTACAGTTGAGGATGCTCAAAAGGCAAATGATATATTTACCATACTTATGGGAGATGAAGTTGAGCCAAGAAAGGAGTTTATTGTAAAACATGCTCTTGAAGTACGAAATCTTGATATTTAG
- the serS gene encoding serine--tRNA ligase — protein sequence MLDLKFIRENPEKVKDALQKRGYEINFDEFLSLEDKRLSLLREIENKRAIRNSVSQEIANLKKSHTDSSEVETLIQRMRQLGEELSEMEKKLKELEDQIRQFILYIPNIPHNTVPVGKDETENVEVRKWGSPPEFDFEPLNHWDIGEVLGIIDFERAGKIAGSRFAVMRGLGAKLERALINFMLDLHTSKGYIEIFPPLLVNRETMIGTGQLPKFEEDLFRTVEPEFYLIPTAEVPVTNLHREEILSEDDLPIYYVSYTPCFRREAGSYGKDVRGLIRQHQFNKVELVKFVKPEDSYEELESLTRDAEEVLQRLGLHYRVVALCTGDLGFSAAKTYDIEVWLPGQKRYREISSCSNFEDFQSRRANIRFRRRGKKGTEFVHTLNGSGLAIGRTVVAILENYQQKDGSVRVPEALIPYMGVDVIR from the coding sequence ATGCTTGATTTAAAATTTATTAGAGAGAATCCAGAAAAAGTAAAAGATGCACTTCAAAAAAGAGGATATGAGATTAATTTTGATGAATTTCTATCTCTTGAAGATAAAAGGCTTAGCCTTTTAAGAGAGATTGAGAATAAGAGAGCTATAAGAAATTCTGTGTCTCAGGAAATTGCGAACTTAAAAAAATCACATACTGATAGTTCAGAAGTCGAAACTCTCATTCAAAGAATGCGTCAATTAGGAGAAGAACTTAGTGAAATGGAAAAAAAACTTAAAGAACTGGAAGATCAGATAAGACAGTTTATTCTTTACATTCCTAATATACCTCATAATACAGTTCCTGTTGGTAAAGATGAAACAGAAAATGTAGAGGTAAGAAAGTGGGGAAGTCCACCAGAGTTTGATTTTGAACCTCTCAATCACTGGGATATTGGAGAAGTTCTTGGAATAATTGATTTTGAAAGAGCTGGAAAAATTGCAGGAAGTAGATTTGCTGTAATGAGAGGGTTAGGTGCTAAGCTTGAACGTGCTTTGATCAATTTTATGCTTGATTTACATACTTCAAAAGGATATATTGAGATTTTCCCTCCTCTTCTTGTAAATAGAGAAACAATGATAGGAACAGGACAACTTCCCAAGTTTGAAGAGGATCTATTTAGAACAGTTGAGCCTGAATTCTATCTTATCCCCACTGCAGAAGTTCCTGTAACAAATCTTCATAGAGAGGAGATTTTATCAGAAGATGATTTACCAATCTACTATGTTTCCTATACTCCCTGTTTCAGGCGTGAAGCAGGTTCATACGGAAAAGATGTTAGGGGACTTATCAGGCAGCATCAGTTCAATAAGGTGGAACTTGTAAAGTTTGTGAAACCTGAAGACTCTTATGAAGAGCTTGAATCACTTACAAGGGATGCAGAAGAGGTTCTTCAAAGGCTTGGACTGCACTATAGAGTTGTAGCACTTTGTACGGGAGATTTAGGTTTTTCTGCTGCTAAAACATACGATATTGAAGTATGGCTTCCTGGACAGAAGCGTTATAGAGAGATCAGTTCCTGTTCTAATTTTGAGGATTTTCAATCAAGAAGGGCAAATATTAGATTCCGTAGAAGAGGTAAGAAGGGCACAGAGTTTGTTCATACATTAAATGGTTCAGGATTGGCAATAGGAAGAACAGTTGTTGCCATTTTGGAAAATTATCAACAAAAGGATGGTTCTGTTAGGGTCCCTGAGGCTTTAATACCCTATATGGGTGTTGATGTTATAAGATGA
- a CDS encoding EscU/YscU/HrcU family type III secretion system export apparatus switch protein, protein MKEETKKAVALRYEKDKDSAPKVVAKGRGWIAEKIIELARHHGVPLKEDETLVEVLSKLDLYEEIPVELYKAVAEILVFVYQIKGKIK, encoded by the coding sequence ATGAAAGAAGAGACTAAAAAGGCAGTAGCATTAAGATATGAAAAAGATAAAGACTCAGCCCCAAAGGTTGTAGCAAAGGGAAGAGGCTGGATTGCCGAAAAAATTATAGAGCTTGCAAGACATCATGGAGTTCCTTTAAAGGAAGATGAAACTCTTGTAGAGGTTCTTTCAAAGCTTGACCTTTATGAGGAGATTCCTGTTGAATTATACAAAGCAGTAGCTGAAATCCTTGTTTTTGTTTATCAGATTAAGGGAAAAATTAAATGA
- the trpC gene encoding indole-3-glycerol phosphate synthase TrpC: MMDVLNKIVEAKKIRVSELKKIKPIEEIKKQAQTIKTVSKFYKAIKKLPHEPIKLIAEIKKASPVKGLLKEYDVLKMADLYISSGADAISVITEEDFFLGSPEFLTKIKEKYPHVQVLRKDFIFDEYQIYESKMLKADAILLIACILSKQQCKTLYEVAKSLQMDVLFEIHNEEDLEKAFFAGVDIIGINNRNLKTFQVELNTTFRLKKLIPEDKVVVSESGISEKVHVQELVKNGVDAILVGTSIILSSNPADKIKELKNAK, translated from the coding sequence ATGATGGATGTTTTAAATAAAATAGTTGAGGCTAAAAAAATAAGAGTAAGTGAGTTAAAGAAAATTAAGCCCATTGAAGAAATAAAAAAACAGGCACAGACCATTAAAACTGTCTCCAAATTTTATAAAGCCATAAAAAAATTACCCCATGAGCCAATAAAGCTTATTGCAGAGATAAAGAAAGCATCTCCAGTTAAAGGACTGCTTAAAGAGTATGATGTTTTAAAAATGGCTGATTTATATATATCCTCTGGTGCTGATGCTATTTCAGTGATTACTGAAGAGGATTTTTTTCTTGGAAGTCCAGAGTTTTTAACAAAGATAAAAGAAAAATATCCTCATGTCCAGGTTTTAAGAAAGGACTTTATTTTTGATGAATATCAGATATATGAATCAAAGATGCTCAAAGCAGATGCTATTCTTTTAATTGCCTGCATTTTGAGTAAACAGCAGTGCAAAACCCTCTATGAAGTTGCAAAGTCTCTTCAAATGGATGTTTTATTTGAAATACACAATGAAGAAGATTTAGAAAAAGCTTTTTTTGCAGGAGTGGACATAATAGGAATAAACAACAGAAACCTTAAAACTTTTCAGGTTGAGCTTAATACTACTTTCAGGCTTAAAAAATTAATTCCTGAGGATAAAGTGGTAGTTAGTGAGTCAGGGATTTCTGAAAAAGTTCATGTTCAGGAACTTGTTAAAAATGGTGTTGATGCGATATTGGTAGGAACATCAATTATTTTGAGCAGTAATCCAGCAGATAAGATAAAGGAGCTCAAAAATGCAAAATAG
- the ppcA gene encoding phosphoenolpyruvate carboxylase gives MQNRRIPKVMSTQHPDNVSIPFFAETSDMSGEDEIQEAYYAFSHLGCCEQMWDSEGKEVDNYVVKKLLTNYAYFFKQKRLGRDVFLTLRVPNPAVEKEEAKILLETLESIPRSFDLAKIFYGDEVFPPVFEVILPLTTSAVELNRIYYFYKNFIYERQHKNIHENDITLAEWIGKFLPEEINVIPLFEDIPSMLDCDKIVSEYLKNKKISNVRVFLARSDPAMNYGLISAILANKIALKKLEKLSQERQVEIYPILGAGSPPFRGNLTPYTVDKVLSEYSSVETFTVQSAFKYDNPVEHVIEAIRKIKNFVRYPLKDFDENLAVYFIDKISTQYRKEVEYIAPLINEVAKYVPKRRMRKLHVGLFGYSRSLGSVRLPRVISFCCVCYSIGLPPELLGLSILSKKEFEEIKNIYKNIEYDLSIAMQYFNPKCFEILSSEVRESLLTSIELVNSLNLSYEPDLNHREKTSQIVKIIKNGINHFIADILIEAAHIRKFLG, from the coding sequence ATGCAAAATAGAAGAATTCCAAAAGTTATGTCAACTCAACATCCTGACAATGTCTCTATTCCTTTTTTTGCAGAGACATCAGATATGTCAGGAGAGGACGAAATTCAGGAAGCCTATTATGCTTTTTCTCATCTTGGGTGCTGTGAACAGATGTGGGATAGTGAAGGAAAGGAAGTTGACAACTATGTGGTAAAAAAGCTTTTAACTAACTATGCTTATTTTTTTAAACAAAAAAGACTGGGAAGAGATGTTTTTCTTACTTTGAGAGTTCCTAATCCTGCAGTTGAAAAGGAAGAGGCAAAAATTTTGCTAGAAACCTTAGAAAGCATTCCTCGGTCTTTTGATTTAGCAAAAATTTTTTATGGAGATGAGGTTTTTCCTCCTGTTTTTGAAGTAATTCTGCCTCTTACAACATCCGCTGTAGAGCTAAATAGAATTTATTACTTTTACAAAAACTTCATTTATGAAAGACAGCATAAAAATATACATGAAAATGACATAACCTTAGCTGAATGGATAGGAAAGTTTTTGCCAGAGGAAATAAATGTAATTCCTCTTTTTGAAGATATACCCTCCATGTTAGATTGCGATAAAATTGTTTCTGAATATTTAAAAAATAAAAAAATATCTAATGTAAGAGTCTTTTTAGCTCGTTCTGATCCTGCGATGAACTATGGATTAATAAGCGCTATTCTTGCTAATAAGATTGCTTTAAAAAAATTAGAAAAACTTTCTCAAGAAAGACAAGTAGAGATATATCCAATTTTAGGAGCAGGTTCACCACCATTCAGAGGTAATTTAACCCCTTATACAGTTGACAAAGTTTTATCAGAATACTCCTCAGTTGAGACTTTTACAGTTCAGTCTGCTTTTAAATATGACAATCCAGTTGAACATGTTATTGAAGCAATAAGAAAAATTAAAAATTTTGTGAGATATCCTTTAAAGGATTTTGATGAAAATCTTGCAGTTTATTTTATTGATAAAATCTCCACTCAATATAGAAAAGAGGTTGAATATATAGCTCCTTTAATTAATGAAGTAGCTAAATATGTGCCTAAACGAAGAATGAGAAAACTGCATGTAGGACTTTTTGGTTATTCAAGAAGTCTGGGAAGTGTAAGACTGCCCAGAGTTATATCCTTCTGCTGTGTCTGTTATTCAATAGGACTTCCTCCAGAGTTGTTAGGATTAAGCATTTTAAGTAAAAAAGAATTTGAAGAAATCAAAAATATTTATAAAAATATTGAATACGACCTGTCAATAGCAATGCAATATTTTAATCCCAAGTGCTTTGAAATTTTATCCTCTGAGGTTAGAGAAAGTTTATTAACATCCATAGAATTGGTTAATTCGTTAAACCTTTCTTATGAGCCTGATTTAAATCATAGAGAAAAAACATCACAGATTGTAAAAATTATAAAAAATGGTATTAATCATTTTATTGCTGATATTCTAATAGAGGCAGCCCATATAAGAAAATTTCTTGGTTGA
- a CDS encoding IS1634 family transposase, producing the protein MSGKTRHRYLFSLGRLEDFLNTESFKKLAKRALGQEEQKLELRKISEGRILNYGHCLIKKLWDRLSLDEFFNSVTENKRADIAKAVFYMTTRHMISSDSKLGMYETKQEYLGFESIGINHLYRALDVLADFKDSLEKHLFNMRYNLFNSSVDVVFYDVTTIYFESQQEDVLRKYGFSKDGKIGSVQIVLGLLIDMEGFPIGYEIFPGNTFDAKTLIPFLEKIKKRFSLNRIIIVADRGINSRLNLLKLRELGFGYIVGLRLKSADGELLKEVFNPEGFVEIQTEAGLFKYKQIKHTFKVKDERGRTGQITDTVVISYSEKRAEKDRAERARLIQKALRLLESPSVIEGLNKRGGKKYIKAEGKRGYSLDEALIEQDSLFDGYYCVQSTEENLTAQQVLKAYHSLWKIEESFRIMKHSIEVRPVYHWTERRIRGHLVVCFLAFLFMRMLEDATDRAATSERIKEALRSVTLTEFSLDGQVYYLKNKIDRVAKSLFRALKVKEPANITAREDFKI; encoded by the coding sequence ATTTCTGGAAAAACAAGGCACAGGTATCTATTCAGTCTTGGCAGGCTTGAAGATTTCCTGAACACAGAGTCATTTAAAAAACTTGCAAAGAGAGCATTAGGGCAGGAAGAACAAAAGCTTGAACTTAGAAAAATCTCAGAGGGAAGAATACTCAACTATGGACATTGTCTGATAAAGAAACTCTGGGATAGATTGAGTCTTGATGAATTTTTCAACTCTGTGACAGAAAACAAAAGGGCTGATATTGCAAAGGCAGTATTTTACATGACAACAAGGCATATGATCTCATCAGACAGTAAACTTGGAATGTATGAGACAAAGCAAGAGTATCTTGGATTTGAAAGTATTGGGATAAATCATCTGTACAGGGCACTTGATGTTTTAGCAGATTTTAAAGACAGTCTTGAGAAGCATCTATTCAATATGAGATATAATCTTTTTAACTCATCAGTGGATGTTGTGTTTTATGATGTAACGACCATATATTTTGAGAGTCAGCAAGAGGATGTGTTAAGGAAGTATGGATTCAGCAAAGATGGTAAAATTGGCAGTGTTCAGATAGTGCTTGGATTACTCATAGACATGGAAGGATTTCCAATAGGATATGAAATATTTCCTGGAAACACCTTTGATGCAAAGACATTGATACCCTTTTTAGAGAAAATAAAGAAGAGATTTTCACTAAACAGGATAATAATAGTAGCAGACAGGGGTATAAACAGCAGGCTCAACTTACTTAAGCTAAGAGAGCTTGGATTTGGCTACATAGTGGGATTAAGACTTAAGAGTGCAGATGGAGAGCTTTTAAAAGAAGTATTTAATCCAGAGGGATTTGTAGAAATACAGACAGAGGCGGGATTGTTCAAATACAAACAGATCAAGCATACATTTAAAGTTAAGGATGAACGAGGCAGAACAGGACAGATAACAGACACAGTAGTAATAAGCTATTCAGAAAAGAGAGCAGAAAAAGACAGGGCAGAGAGAGCCAGGCTGATACAGAAAGCCTTAAGACTGCTTGAGAGTCCCTCTGTCATAGAAGGATTAAACAAAAGAGGTGGCAAGAAATACATAAAAGCGGAAGGGAAAAGAGGATACAGTCTTGATGAGGCTCTGATAGAGCAAGACAGCCTTTTTGATGGATACTACTGTGTTCAGAGCACAGAGGAAAACCTGACAGCACAGCAAGTTCTCAAAGCCTATCACAGCCTGTGGAAGATAGAGGAGTCTTTCAGGATAATGAAACACAGCATAGAGGTAAGACCTGTATATCACTGGACAGAGAGAAGGATAAGGGGGCATCTGGTTGTGTGTTTTCTAGCTTTTTTATTTATGAGGATGCTGGAGGATGCAACAGACAGAGCAGCCACATCTGAAAGAATAAAGGAAGCCTTAAGGAGTGTCACATTGACAGAGTTTAGTCTTGATGGACAGGTATATTACTTAAAGAACAAGATTGACAGAGTAGCTAAGTCTCTATTCAGAGCATTAAAAGTAAAAGAGCCAGCCAATATAACAGCCAGAGAAGATTTCAAAATATAA
- the nusB gene encoding transcription antitermination factor NusB: protein MKRRKAREYVLQFLYACEMNENTKKMCDYDLLQEEIENFWERNNEQDHHIKTFANQLIEGTIEHIETIDKTIQKYAEKWNLERIIPIDKNILRFSIYEILYRNDIPYQVTINEAVEIAKKYSTKESAAFINGILDRIAKEEISRNATTDSKLNQT from the coding sequence ATGAAGCGGAGAAAAGCAAGAGAATATGTTTTACAGTTTCTTTATGCATGTGAAATGAATGAAAATACAAAAAAAATGTGTGATTATGACTTATTGCAGGAAGAAATTGAAAATTTTTGGGAGAGAAATAATGAACAGGATCATCATATAAAAACTTTTGCAAATCAGTTGATAGAGGGAACAATTGAACATATTGAGACTATTGACAAAACTATTCAAAAATACGCCGAAAAATGGAATTTAGAAAGAATTATACCAATAGACAAAAATATTTTAAGATTTTCAATCTACGAAATACTATATCGGAACGATATTCCCTATCAGGTCACAATAAATGAAGCTGTGGAGATTGCAAAAAAATACTCTACAAAAGAAAGTGCTGCCTTTATTAATGGAATTCTTGATAGAATTGCAAAGGAAGAAATCTCTCGGAATGCAACAACCGATTCAAAACTGAATCAAACATAG